Proteins from a genomic interval of Trueperaceae bacterium:
- the mreC gene encoding rod shape-determining protein MreC produces the protein MSNLLRAWYVFLALGLVTFIVTAFVGRVPTTLSAAVALPQDAPYRAGANLRATLEALVDRRDLRAENAALRDALAAARADVRTLELEAERMREILAIRDAQSPGVVTTAPVVGGSAGETVDRLRLGRGRSAAVVPDMPVTTPAGLVGIVTDVAAGRAVVRTILDPESRVGVTVRGKGGQGVAVGDVGGRVRVVRFVETDPVEVGDVVETSSYGGLFPRGVPVGTVVARLPEDPNDLRRSFLVAPAADLSALLEVALIAPL, from the coding sequence GTGTCTAACCTCCTGCGCGCCTGGTACGTCTTCCTCGCGTTGGGGCTGGTGACGTTCATCGTCACCGCCTTCGTGGGGCGCGTGCCCACCACCCTCTCCGCCGCCGTCGCGCTTCCGCAGGACGCCCCCTACCGCGCCGGCGCGAACCTCCGCGCGACCCTCGAGGCGCTGGTGGACCGCCGCGACCTGCGCGCCGAGAACGCCGCGTTGCGCGACGCGCTCGCCGCGGCGCGCGCCGACGTGCGGACCCTCGAGCTGGAGGCGGAACGCATGCGCGAGATCCTGGCGATCCGCGACGCGCAGAGTCCCGGCGTCGTCACGACCGCGCCGGTCGTCGGCGGCAGCGCCGGCGAGACGGTCGACCGCCTACGGCTCGGTCGGGGGCGCAGCGCTGCGGTCGTGCCGGACATGCCCGTCACGACCCCCGCGGGCCTGGTCGGGATCGTCACCGACGTCGCCGCGGGCCGCGCCGTCGTGCGCACGATCCTCGATCCCGAATCGCGCGTGGGGGTCACGGTCCGCGGGAAGGGCGGCCAGGGCGTCGCGGTCGGGGACGTCGGCGGCCGCGTCCGCGTCGTCCGCTTCGTCGAGACCGACCCGGTCGAGGTCGGGGACGTCGTGGAGACCAGCAGTTACGGCGGGCTGTTTCCCCGCGGCGTTCCGGTCGGCACCGTCGTCGCGCGCCTCCCGGAGGACCCGAACGACCTGCGCCGCAGCTTCCTCGTCGCGCCCGCCGCCGACCTCTCCGCCCTGCTCGAGGTGGCGCTCATCGCGCCGCTCTGA
- the lpdA gene encoding dihydrolipoyl dehydrogenase — MDYQLVVIGSGPGGYHAAIRAAQLGLTTAVVEKGDVGGVCLNVGCIPTKALLHVAADLRAAEHADAYGVTYGAPQIDLEKLAGWKAGVVDKMTNGVGMLFKGNKVDLIEGEARFAGAHELRVGDRTVTFEKAIVATGSRPVVLPGLEPDGDVIVDSTGALDLTSVPKRFLAIGGSAIGLEFAEIHHAFGSDTTVVELMDEIVPGADPAVAKALRTSFERRGIDVRTGTKATGATKTDDGLAVTLEAKDGSSETVVVDKLLVAVGRTPNGHDLGLEALGVEVDARGYVPVDEHLRTGVPHVYAIGDVARPPLLAHKAMKEGLVAAEHAAGVPAAYDTVVPSVIYTHPELASVGMSEAAAKEAGYEVRVGTFPLSASGRATALGSDEGVVKVVGDAATDVVLGAHMVAPNAGDLIAEAALAIEMGATLEDVALTQHPHPTIAETFMEAAEHAHGRAIHIANRRKR, encoded by the coding sequence ATGGATTACCAACTCGTCGTGATCGGATCCGGACCGGGCGGCTACCACGCCGCCATCCGCGCCGCGCAGTTGGGCCTCACGACCGCCGTCGTCGAAAAGGGCGACGTCGGGGGGGTCTGCCTCAACGTCGGCTGCATCCCCACGAAGGCGCTGCTGCACGTCGCGGCGGACCTCCGCGCCGCGGAGCACGCCGACGCCTACGGCGTGACGTACGGCGCGCCGCAGATCGACCTCGAGAAGCTCGCCGGCTGGAAGGCGGGCGTCGTCGACAAGATGACGAACGGCGTCGGGATGCTGTTCAAAGGGAACAAGGTCGACCTGATCGAGGGCGAAGCCCGCTTCGCCGGGGCGCACGAACTCCGCGTCGGCGACCGGACCGTGACGTTCGAGAAGGCGATCGTCGCGACCGGCTCGCGGCCGGTGGTGCTGCCGGGCCTCGAGCCCGACGGCGACGTGATCGTCGACAGCACCGGGGCGCTCGACCTGACGTCGGTCCCGAAGCGCTTCCTGGCGATCGGGGGGAGCGCCATCGGGCTGGAGTTCGCCGAGATCCACCACGCCTTCGGCAGCGACACGACGGTGGTCGAGCTCATGGACGAGATCGTGCCCGGCGCCGACCCCGCGGTCGCGAAGGCGTTGCGCACGAGCTTCGAGCGGCGCGGGATCGACGTGCGGACCGGGACGAAGGCCACGGGCGCGACGAAGACCGACGACGGTCTCGCCGTGACGCTCGAAGCGAAGGACGGCTCCAGCGAGACCGTCGTCGTCGACAAGCTCCTCGTCGCGGTCGGGCGGACCCCGAACGGGCACGACCTGGGCCTCGAGGCGCTCGGCGTGGAGGTCGACGCGCGCGGCTACGTCCCGGTCGACGAGCACCTGCGCACCGGCGTCCCGCACGTCTACGCGATCGGCGACGTCGCCCGCCCGCCGCTGCTGGCGCACAAGGCGATGAAGGAAGGCCTCGTCGCCGCGGAGCACGCCGCGGGCGTCCCCGCGGCGTACGACACCGTCGTGCCGTCGGTCATCTACACGCACCCCGAGCTCGCCTCGGTCGGCATGAGCGAGGCCGCCGCGAAGGAGGCCGGTTACGAGGTCCGGGTCGGCACCTTCCCGTTGTCGGCGTCGGGGCGCGCCACCGCCCTCGGCAGCGACGAGGGGGTCGTGAAGGTCGTCGGCGACGCCGCCACCGACGTCGTGCTGGGCGCGCACATGGTCGCTCCGAACGCCGGCGACCTGATCGCCGAGGCGGCCCTCGCGATCGAGATGGGCGCCACCCTCGAGGACGTCGCGTTGACGCAACACCCGCACCCGACGATCGCCGAGACGTTCATGGAGGCGGCGGAACACGCCCACGGGCGCGCCATCCACATCGCCAACCGCCGCAAGCGCTGA
- a CDS encoding Maf family protein, which produces MTLQAPHPLVLASASPRRRELMRALGTPFEVDPADVDETPDATLAPADDALRLARAKADVVAARHPDRLVLAADTIVVHDGVVLGKPRDAAQNRAFLARLAGVPHAVVTAHVLVHAAGEGAFGAREVGREAVRTEVRLRALDAATIDRWVASGEGLDKAGGYAIQDTGAALVDVVHGCYSNVVGLSLPAVTRLLDAARAAPPTAPSAEAQGGV; this is translated from the coding sequence GTGACCCTGCAGGCCCCCCACCCGCTGGTGCTGGCCAGCGCCAGCCCCCGCCGCCGCGAGCTGATGCGCGCGCTCGGGACGCCGTTCGAGGTCGATCCCGCCGACGTCGACGAGACGCCCGACGCGACGCTCGCGCCCGCGGACGACGCCCTCCGCCTCGCGCGGGCGAAGGCGGACGTCGTCGCCGCGCGGCACCCCGACCGGCTCGTGTTGGCGGCGGACACGATCGTCGTGCACGACGGCGTCGTGCTCGGCAAGCCCCGCGACGCCGCGCAGAACCGGGCGTTCCTGGCGCGGCTCGCGGGCGTGCCGCACGCGGTCGTCACCGCCCACGTCCTGGTGCACGCCGCGGGCGAAGGCGCTTTCGGCGCGCGCGAGGTCGGTCGCGAAGCGGTCCGGACCGAGGTGCGCCTCCGCGCGCTCGACGCCGCCACCATCGATCGCTGGGTCGCCTCCGGCGAAGGGCTCGACAAGGCCGGCGGGTACGCCATCCAGGACACCGGCGCGGCGCTGGTCGACGTGGTGCACGGCTGCTACTCGAACGTCGTCGGGCTCAGCCTCCCGGCGGTGACGCGGTTGCTGGACGCCGCGCGGGCGGCCCCCCCGACGGCCCCCTCGGCGGAGGCGCAGGGCGGTGTCTAA
- the leuS gene encoding leucine--tRNA ligase produces the protein MSTNDPGTADAYVPQEIEPRWQAAWERDGLHRVDLREDDGRERYYFLTMFPYPSGNLHAGHWYAETPADAAARYLRMRGYQVFFPMGYDAFGLPAENAAIKAAREGQDVHPAKLTRERIATMTRQFRQMGAMFDWSHTLATCEPEYYRWNQWFFLQMWERGLAYRKESTVNWDPVDQTVLANEQVIDGRGERSGAPVERRLMPQWHFAITRYADELLDFSGLDWPERVKTMQTNWIGRSEGAEVTFETETGDAITVFTTRPDTLWGATFLVLAPEHPLVAKVTSPERRADVEAYVERAGAMSEIDRTSETREKTGTFTGGYAVNPVNGARVPIWVADYVLVTYGTGAIMAVPAHDERDFAFARRFDLDVVPVVQGDAPLDGATMQEAYVGDGVMVNSGPFDGTPTGKGADAGDGIARVVAWLEAEGLGRGTTTYRLRDWLISRQRYWGTPIPMLYCDACGIVPEREENLPVVLPEDVAFMPTGESPLKTHEAFLHADCPRCGGPATRETDTMDTFMDSSWYWLRYLSPDDAARPIDPDLARAWTPVNTYTGGIEHAILHLLYARFFTKVLRDLGWVEHDEPFLRLRNQGMILGADGEKMSKRRGNVVDPDALVERYGADAVRAYLMFIGPWDQGGPWNDQGIEGIVRFLNRVWALFTAPPEPGDASEAAVRDLRRAVHGAIQAVTEDFEAFQFNTAVAELMTLQNAMSKGKNVGLVADPAWAEARSAFLRMLAPIAPHLAEELWHRAGEASSVHAATWPEVDASALVVDAIDLVVQVNGKVRGQVTVAADAPDADVVAAAKAEPNVARYLEDATVRREIVVPGKLVNLVVG, from the coding sequence ATGAGCACGAACGACCCAGGCACGGCCGATGCGTACGTTCCCCAGGAGATCGAACCGCGCTGGCAGGCGGCGTGGGAGCGTGACGGCCTCCACCGCGTCGACCTCCGCGAGGACGACGGCCGCGAGCGCTACTACTTCCTGACGATGTTCCCCTACCCGTCCGGCAACCTGCACGCCGGGCACTGGTACGCCGAAACCCCCGCCGACGCCGCGGCGCGCTACCTGCGGATGCGGGGCTACCAGGTGTTCTTCCCGATGGGCTACGACGCCTTCGGCCTGCCGGCGGAGAACGCCGCGATCAAGGCGGCGCGCGAGGGGCAGGACGTGCACCCGGCGAAGCTGACGCGCGAACGGATCGCGACGATGACGCGGCAGTTCCGGCAGATGGGCGCGATGTTCGATTGGAGTCACACCCTCGCGACGTGCGAGCCGGAGTACTACCGCTGGAACCAGTGGTTCTTCCTGCAGATGTGGGAGCGCGGGCTCGCCTACCGCAAGGAGAGCACCGTCAATTGGGACCCCGTCGACCAGACGGTCCTCGCCAACGAACAGGTGATCGACGGGCGCGGCGAGAGGAGCGGCGCCCCGGTGGAACGCCGCCTGATGCCGCAGTGGCATTTCGCCATCACGCGGTACGCCGACGAACTGCTCGACTTCTCCGGCCTCGATTGGCCGGAGCGGGTCAAGACCATGCAGACGAACTGGATCGGGCGCAGCGAGGGGGCGGAAGTCACCTTCGAGACGGAGACTGGGGACGCGATCACCGTGTTCACGACCCGCCCCGACACGCTGTGGGGCGCGACGTTCCTGGTGTTGGCGCCGGAGCACCCGCTGGTGGCGAAGGTCACGAGCCCCGAACGTCGCGCCGACGTCGAGGCGTACGTCGAGCGGGCGGGCGCCATGAGCGAGATCGACCGCACGAGCGAGACGCGGGAGAAGACCGGGACCTTCACCGGCGGCTACGCCGTGAACCCGGTGAACGGGGCGCGCGTCCCGATCTGGGTGGCGGACTACGTCCTGGTGACGTACGGGACCGGCGCGATCATGGCGGTCCCCGCGCACGACGAGCGGGACTTCGCCTTCGCGCGCCGCTTCGACCTCGACGTCGTCCCGGTCGTGCAGGGCGACGCGCCGCTCGACGGCGCCACGATGCAGGAAGCGTACGTGGGGGACGGCGTGATGGTGAACTCGGGCCCGTTCGACGGCACCCCCACCGGGAAGGGGGCGGACGCGGGCGACGGCATCGCGCGGGTCGTCGCCTGGCTGGAGGCGGAGGGCCTCGGGCGGGGCACGACGACGTACCGCCTGCGCGACTGGTTGATCAGCCGGCAACGCTACTGGGGCACGCCGATCCCGATGCTGTACTGCGACGCCTGCGGGATCGTGCCCGAGCGGGAGGAGAACCTGCCGGTGGTGCTGCCCGAGGACGTGGCGTTCATGCCGACCGGCGAGTCGCCCCTGAAGACGCACGAGGCGTTCCTGCACGCCGATTGCCCGCGCTGCGGGGGGCCCGCGACGCGGGAGACCGACACGATGGACACCTTCATGGATTCGTCGTGGTACTGGCTGCGGTACCTCTCCCCCGACGACGCGGCCCGCCCGATCGATCCGGACCTGGCGCGGGCGTGGACGCCGGTGAACACCTACACCGGCGGGATCGAGCACGCGATCCTTCACCTTCTGTACGCCCGCTTCTTCACCAAGGTGCTGCGCGACCTGGGGTGGGTGGAGCACGACGAGCCGTTCCTGCGGCTGCGCAACCAGGGGATGATCCTCGGCGCGGACGGCGAGAAGATGTCCAAGCGGCGCGGGAACGTCGTCGATCCCGACGCGCTGGTCGAGCGCTACGGGGCGGACGCCGTCCGCGCGTACCTGATGTTCATCGGCCCGTGGGACCAGGGCGGCCCGTGGAACGACCAGGGGATCGAAGGGATCGTGCGCTTCCTGAACCGCGTCTGGGCGCTGTTCACGGCGCCGCCCGAGCCCGGCGACGCGAGCGAGGCGGCGGTCCGCGACCTGCGGCGCGCGGTGCACGGCGCCATCCAGGCGGTGACCGAGGACTTCGAGGCGTTCCAGTTCAACACCGCCGTCGCGGAGCTCATGACGCTGCAGAACGCGATGTCGAAGGGCAAGAACGTCGGGCTGGTCGCCGACCCGGCGTGGGCGGAGGCGCGGTCGGCGTTCCTGCGGATGCTGGCCCCCATCGCGCCGCACCTGGCCGAGGAGCTGTGGCACCGCGCGGGGGAGGCGTCGTCGGTGCACGCCGCGACGTGGCCGGAGGTGGACGCGTCGGCGTTGGTGGTGGACGCCATCGATCTCGTGGTGCAGGTCAACGGCAAGGTCCGGGGGCAGGTGACGGTCGCGGCGGACGCGCCCGACGCGGACGTCGTCGCCGCGGCGAAGGCGGAACCCAACGTCGCGCGCTACCTCGAGGACGCCACGGTGCGCCGCGAGATCGTGGTGCCCGGCAAGCTCGTGAACCTCGTCGTCGGTTGA
- the cysN gene encoding sulfate adenylyltransferase subunit CysN, producing MSHASPLIAADIDAYLQQHERKDLLRFITCGSVDDGKSTLIGRLLHDAALIHEDHLDAIQRDSARFGTTGDAPDLALLVDGLQAEREQGITIDVAYRYFSTERRKFIIADTPGHEQYTRNMATGASTAQLAVLLVDARHGVRPQTIRHARIVTLLGIRHLVLAINKMDLVGWDEARFDAIHRDVRDVLARLGVKDATLEAIPLSALHGDNVVHPSPHTPWYADAGGVPLMERLETVDARPDRRAGDLRLPVQLAVRPDADFRGYAGTLASGTVAVGDEVMILPARTRSRVARVLGVDGDVDAATAPHPVTLTLEDERDVSRGDLIVHPGRAPSVATRVDADLVWMADAPLRPGVPYDVKLATKTTGAVVSDLHHRLNLTTLAPEPAEDGDGPALRMNEVGAATLTFTTPVAFDPYDAVPTTGAFILIDRIDNVTVGAGMIRGVARREDDRRAPNVSWQATHVDRAVRAAQKGQTPRVVWFTGLSGAGKSTLADALERRLVALGKHTYLLDGDNVRHGLNRDLGFDDAGRVENVRRIGEVAKLMTDAGLIVLTAFISPFREDRRAVREMLDPGTFVEVFVDVPLDVAEARDPKGLYARARSGAIRDFTGIDSPYERPHDPEVVVDGVATPVDEAVERLLDVVLADEADAPSDRGA from the coding sequence ATGAGTCACGCCAGCCCCCTGATCGCCGCGGACATCGACGCCTACCTGCAGCAGCACGAACGCAAGGACCTGCTGCGCTTCATCACGTGCGGCAGCGTCGACGACGGCAAATCGACGTTGATCGGGCGGCTGCTGCACGACGCGGCGTTGATCCACGAGGACCACCTCGACGCGATCCAGCGCGACAGCGCCCGGTTCGGCACGACCGGCGACGCCCCGGACCTGGCGTTGTTGGTCGACGGCCTGCAGGCCGAGCGCGAACAGGGCATCACGATCGACGTCGCCTACCGCTACTTCAGCACCGAACGACGCAAGTTCATCATCGCCGACACGCCCGGCCACGAGCAGTACACCCGGAACATGGCGACGGGGGCCAGCACCGCGCAGCTCGCGGTCCTCCTCGTCGACGCCCGCCACGGCGTCCGCCCGCAGACGATCCGCCACGCCCGCATCGTCACGCTGCTCGGCATCCGCCACCTGGTGCTGGCGATCAACAAGATGGACCTCGTGGGGTGGGACGAGGCGCGCTTCGACGCCATCCATCGCGACGTCCGCGACGTCCTCGCCCGCTTGGGGGTGAAGGACGCCACCCTCGAGGCGATCCCGCTCTCGGCGCTGCACGGCGACAACGTCGTGCACCCCAGCCCGCACACGCCCTGGTACGCCGACGCCGGCGGCGTGCCGCTGATGGAGCGGCTGGAGACCGTCGACGCGCGACCCGACCGGCGCGCAGGCGACCTGCGCCTCCCCGTCCAGCTCGCCGTGCGTCCCGACGCGGACTTCCGCGGGTACGCCGGGACGCTGGCCAGCGGCACCGTCGCGGTCGGCGACGAGGTGATGATCCTGCCCGCCCGCACCCGCAGCCGCGTCGCGCGGGTGCTCGGCGTCGACGGCGACGTCGACGCCGCCACCGCCCCGCACCCCGTCACGCTCACCCTGGAGGACGAACGCGACGTCTCGCGCGGGGACCTGATCGTGCATCCCGGGCGCGCCCCGTCGGTCGCGACCCGCGTCGACGCGGACCTCGTCTGGATGGCGGACGCGCCGCTGCGGCCCGGCGTGCCCTACGACGTCAAGCTGGCGACGAAGACGACCGGCGCCGTCGTGAGCGACCTCCACCACCGCCTGAACCTCACGACCCTCGCCCCCGAACCGGCGGAGGACGGCGACGGTCCCGCCCTCCGCATGAACGAGGTGGGGGCCGCCACCCTGACGTTCACGACGCCGGTCGCGTTCGACCCGTACGACGCGGTCCCGACGACGGGCGCCTTCATCCTGATCGACCGCATCGACAACGTCACGGTCGGCGCCGGCATGATCCGCGGCGTCGCGCGGCGCGAGGACGACCGCCGCGCCCCGAACGTCTCCTGGCAGGCGACGCACGTCGACCGCGCCGTCCGCGCGGCGCAGAAGGGCCAGACGCCGCGCGTCGTGTGGTTCACCGGCCTCTCGGGCGCCGGGAAGAGCACCCTCGCCGACGCGCTCGAGCGCCGCCTCGTGGCGCTCGGCAAGCACACCTACCTGCTGGACGGCGACAACGTCCGGCACGGCCTGAACCGCGACCTCGGCTTCGACGACGCCGGACGCGTGGAGAACGTCCGGCGGATCGGCGAGGTCGCGAAGTTGATGACCGACGCCGGCCTGATCGTGCTCACCGCCTTCATCAGCCCCTTCCGCGAGGACCGCCGCGCGGTCCGCGAGATGCTCGACCCGGGCACGTTCGTCGAGGTGTTCGTCGACGTGCCCCTCGACGTCGCCGAGGCCCGCGACCCCAAGGGCCTGTACGCCCGCGCGCGGTCCGGCGCCATTCGCGACTTCACCGGGATCGACTCCCCCTACGAACGACCGCACGACCCGGAGGTCGTCGTCGACGGCGTCGCGACGCCGGTCGACGAAGCGGTCGAGCGCCTCCTCGACGTCGTCCTCGCCGACGAGGCCGACGCCCCCTCCGACCGGGGGGCGTAG
- a CDS encoding peroxiredoxin, translating into MPTPDAGDPAPSFQAASTDGPLALDDLRGSWVVLYFYPKDFTPGCTTEACDFRDAMPGLDARVIGVSPDPVDKHADFAEEHGLAFPLVSDPDHAIAEAYGAYGPRTLYGKEVVGMLRSTFLIDPGGVVREAMRNVKAKGHVERVRAKLEALRG; encoded by the coding sequence ATGCCCACTCCCGATGCAGGCGACCCCGCGCCGTCCTTCCAGGCGGCCTCCACCGACGGCCCCCTCGCCCTCGACGACCTCCGCGGTTCCTGGGTGGTCCTGTACTTCTACCCGAAGGACTTCACGCCGGGCTGCACGACCGAGGCGTGCGACTTCCGCGACGCGATGCCGGGCCTCGACGCCCGCGTGATCGGCGTCTCGCCCGACCCGGTCGACAAGCACGCCGACTTCGCCGAGGAGCACGGCCTCGCGTTCCCGCTCGTGTCCGACCCCGACCACGCGATCGCGGAGGCGTACGGCGCCTACGGTCCCCGCACGCTGTACGGCAAGGAGGTCGTGGGGATGCTGCGCTCGACGTTCCTGATCGACCCCGGTGGGGTGGTCCGCGAAGCGATGCGCAACGTCAAGGCGAAGGGGCACGTGGAGCGCGTCCGCGCGAAGCTCGAGGCGTTGCGGGGGTGA
- a CDS encoding Rrf2 family transcriptional regulator, with the protein MNALTQRGKYALKALAHLAREDATARDRPVLGRAVADAEGIPPKFLEAILADLRKHGVLQARKGRGGGYWLAAAPEDVYLGAVLRIFEGPFAPVACASKRYYAPCDDCVDEADCEVRRLMLDVKRAMLEVLDRTSLAALVARDGEAIDL; encoded by the coding sequence ATGAACGCCCTGACGCAGCGGGGCAAGTACGCTCTCAAGGCGCTGGCGCACCTCGCGCGCGAGGACGCCACCGCCCGCGACCGCCCGGTCCTCGGCCGCGCCGTCGCCGACGCCGAGGGCATCCCCCCGAAGTTCCTCGAAGCGATCCTCGCCGACCTCCGCAAGCACGGGGTCCTGCAGGCCCGCAAGGGGCGGGGGGGTGGCTACTGGCTTGCCGCCGCCCCCGAGGACGTCTACCTCGGCGCGGTCCTACGCATCTTCGAGGGCCCGTTCGCGCCCGTCGCGTGCGCGTCGAAGCGCTACTACGCGCCGTGCGACGACTGCGTCGACGAAGCCGACTGCGAGGTGCGGCGCCTCATGCTGGACGTCAAGCGCGCCATGCTGGAGGTCCTCGACCGCACCAGCCTCGCCGCCCTCGTCGCCCGCGACGGCGAAGCCATCGACCTCTGA
- a CDS encoding OsmC family protein, whose translation MPARVDLIQTGPSTTRAEVRGHALAVDRPAEKGGADEGPMGGELLLAALGGCFASNLLAAVRGRDADVRDVRVAVEADAADGPPRFTAIHLHASAATDDAERFAKLVAIAERGCLVANTLAGGVPVRVTSDVRPA comes from the coding sequence ATGCCCGCCCGCGTCGACCTGATCCAGACCGGCCCGTCCACCACCCGCGCCGAGGTGCGTGGGCACGCCCTCGCCGTCGACCGGCCGGCGGAGAAGGGTGGGGCGGACGAAGGCCCGATGGGGGGCGAGCTGCTGTTGGCGGCGCTCGGGGGCTGTTTCGCGTCGAACCTGCTCGCCGCCGTCCGGGGCCGCGACGCCGACGTACGCGACGTGCGCGTCGCGGTGGAGGCCGATGCGGCCGACGGCCCGCCCCGCTTCACCGCGATCCACCTGCACGCGAGCGCCGCGACCGACGACGCGGAGCGCTTCGCGAAGCTCGTCGCGATCGCCGAACGCGGGTGCCTCGTCGCGAACACCCTCGCGGGCGGCGTACCGGTGCGCGTCACGAGCGACGTCCGGCCGGCCTGA
- the cysQ gene encoding 3'(2'),5'-bisphosphate nucleotidase CysQ, whose amino-acid sequence MTSTPLPDPHPLVDPLLALVADAGAAIRAVYDAPGDVETKADGSPLTRADLAAHAVLDAGLRALTPDVPVLSEEGDAADPGDPAAARRRAGWRAAWLVDPLDGTKEFLARNGEFTVNVALADVRDGVAHPTLGVVHVPVTGETYLGVVGDGAWRDADGVRTPVAPSAPRDVARVVASRSHRTPATDAFVQGLGALYPHVETTTSGSALKICRVAEGAAHYYPRVGPTMRWDTAAADAVLRAAGGALWRYGTRTPLTYDLRELVNPPFLAVHGPDARLPDAYDAAADATP is encoded by the coding sequence ATGACGTCGACCCCGCTCCCCGACCCCCACCCCCTCGTCGACCCCCTCCTCGCCCTCGTCGCCGACGCCGGCGCCGCCATCCGCGCCGTTTACGACGCGCCGGGCGACGTCGAAACGAAGGCGGACGGCTCCCCCCTCACCCGCGCCGACCTCGCCGCTCACGCCGTCCTCGACGCCGGCCTCCGCGCCCTCACCCCCGACGTCCCCGTCCTCTCCGAGGAGGGCGACGCCGCCGACCCCGGCGACCCCGCCGCCGCGCGCCGGCGCGCCGGCTGGCGCGCCGCGTGGCTCGTCGACCCGCTCGACGGCACCAAGGAGTTCCTCGCCCGCAACGGCGAGTTCACCGTCAACGTCGCCCTCGCCGACGTCCGCGACGGCGTCGCCCACCCGACGCTCGGCGTCGTCCACGTCCCCGTCACCGGCGAGACCTACCTCGGCGTGGTCGGCGACGGCGCGTGGCGCGACGCGGACGGCGTCCGCACCCCCGTCGCCCCGAGCGCCCCGCGCGACGTCGCCCGCGTCGTCGCCAGCCGCTCGCACCGCACGCCCGCCACCGACGCCTTCGTGCAGGGCCTGGGGGCGCTCTACCCGCACGTCGAGACGACGACGTCCGGCAGCGCCCTCAAGATCTGTCGCGTCGCGGAGGGCGCCGCGCACTACTACCCGCGCGTCGGCCCCACCATGCGCTGGGACACCGCCGCCGCCGACGCCGTCCTGCGCGCCGCCGGCGGGGCGCTCTGGCGCTACGGCACCCGCACGCCGCTGACCTACGACCTACGCGAGCTCGTCAACCCGCCGTTCCTCGCCGTCCACGGGCCCGACGCGCGCCTGCCCGACGCCTACGACGCCGCCGCGGACGCGACGCCGTGA
- the cysD gene encoding sulfate adenylyltransferase subunit CysD, giving the protein MNEAATTHLKLLEAEAIFVLREVVAEFENPVLLYSIGKDSSVLLHLALKAFAPAPLPFPLLHVDTTWKFREMTAFRDRRAKELGLDLIVHTNADGVARGVNPFTHGSQVHTDVMKTQALKQALDAHRFDAAFGGARRDEEKSRAKERIYSFRDANHAWDPKNQRPELWNLYNAKHKKGESIRVFPLSNWTELDVWQYILLEGIEIVPLYYAAPRPVVRRDGTWIMVDDERMPLEPGETPEMRSVRFRTLGCYPLTGAIESEASTLPEVVQEMLLARSSERQGRVIDADRAGSMEKKKREGYF; this is encoded by the coding sequence GTGAACGAGGCCGCGACGACGCACCTGAAGCTCCTCGAGGCGGAGGCGATCTTCGTGCTGCGCGAGGTCGTCGCGGAGTTCGAGAACCCGGTCCTGCTCTACAGCATCGGCAAGGACTCCAGCGTCCTGCTGCACCTCGCCCTCAAGGCGTTCGCGCCCGCCCCCCTGCCCTTCCCCCTCCTGCACGTCGACACCACCTGGAAGTTCCGCGAGATGACGGCGTTCCGCGACCGCCGCGCGAAGGAGCTCGGGCTCGACCTGATCGTGCACACCAACGCCGACGGCGTCGCGCGCGGCGTCAACCCGTTCACGCACGGTAGCCAGGTGCACACCGACGTCATGAAGACCCAAGCGCTGAAGCAGGCGCTGGACGCGCACCGCTTCGACGCGGCGTTCGGCGGGGCGCGCCGCGACGAGGAGAAGAGCCGCGCGAAGGAACGCATCTACAGTTTCCGCGACGCGAACCACGCGTGGGACCCGAAGAACCAACGACCCGAACTCTGGAACCTCTACAACGCCAAGCACAAGAAGGGCGAATCGATCCGCGTCTTCCCGCTGTCGAACTGGACCGAGCTCGACGTCTGGCAGTACATCCTCCTCGAGGGGATCGAGATCGTCCCGCTCTACTACGCCGCCCCCCGCCCCGTCGTGCGCCGCGACGGGACCTGGATCATGGTCGACGACGAGCGCATGCCGCTCGAGCCGGGCGAGACGCCGGAGATGCGCTCGGTCCGCTTCCGGACGCTCGGCTGCTACCCCCTCACCGGCGCGATCGAGAGCGAGGCGTCCACCCTGCCGGAGGTCGTGCAGGAGATGCTGCTCGCGCGCAGCAGCGAACGGCAGGGCCGCGTCATCGACGCCGACCGGGCGGGCAGCATGGAGAAGAAGAAGCGCGAAGGGTACTTCTGA